In the Terriglobales bacterium genome, one interval contains:
- a CDS encoding PIG-L family deacetylase, protein MPFVSAPWARQAVTNLLIVVLIVSLLTLPLSAQQASGTAQAVPAPTTQAPAPVAPPVLPNVWAAGPLAQDTGFNAVYQDLVKLRTTGRLLHVTAHPDDEDGGLLTLASRGLGASVMLATLNRGEGGQNKFGSELFDELGILRTLELVAADQYYGCEQRFTRVADFGFSKNAAETFQKWGGHDVALGDLVRIIRSFRPDVITTAFTGTPRDGHGNHEASAILAQEAFRAAADPARFPEQLREGLLPWRASKLYLRARGDEATLRMNTGVYAPVLGSSYVQFALEGLAHQISQGTGGLRVPPGDRFSGYRLADSANGLLPSADKQLFDFVDTSLPGLASRLGPEQSKVPFLRRALEAIDGNAQQAIAGFTLSNPSRAAGPLLEGVANLQDTIAKVAASTIDPAPKLDLLTHLRTKLEQFQKAAADALGLALTASVDPPQNAPQQGFFRFEQTFLMAYPGQTFTLTAHFYNRSQQNVDTPQFELLAPAGWKWEMTTFAPQHGAIVPNGEASAQFSVTVPENAEYTKPYFHRNDPQQENAYTIDDPRWLTQPFAPPPLIVRVRYTTGPNDRSGEMNSAVQVKYVDPIYGQQQRPMPVGPPLSVELEPPTQVVPTQGAGATHVRVGVRNNVIGGAKATLRLEAPSGWKFTPASLPVSFSADGEYQAFDFTVTPPQLSERRYQVKAVLDYNGKQVRDGYRVVTRHDLGAYYYYHPAEQNVSAVQVKTPPRLRVGYIMGAGDDIPPVLRQVGINVSLIPPQELASGDLSVYDAIVLGIRAYDVRTDVREHNRRLLGYVSAGGRLIVQYNAQTALFNAGHYTPYPATLGSDRVTVEEAPVEVLAAQDSVFHAPNHITAHDFDGWVQERGLYFMHDWDARYTPLLASHDPGESPLKGGLLVARYGKGTWIYTGYAFFRQLPAGVPGATRLFVNLLGPGKVHGPPSAVHGNGASRGSLDGGL, encoded by the coding sequence ATGCCGTTCGTCTCCGCGCCCTGGGCGCGCCAGGCCGTCACCAATCTGCTCATCGTCGTACTCATCGTTTCACTCCTCACGTTGCCCCTTTCAGCCCAACAGGCTTCCGGCACGGCGCAGGCGGTCCCCGCACCCACCACCCAGGCGCCGGCGCCGGTTGCGCCCCCGGTCCTGCCCAATGTATGGGCCGCCGGCCCGCTCGCGCAGGACACCGGGTTCAATGCCGTCTATCAGGACCTGGTCAAGCTGCGCACCACCGGCCGCCTGCTGCACGTCACCGCTCACCCCGACGACGAGGACGGCGGCCTGCTCACGCTGGCCTCGCGCGGCTTGGGCGCCAGCGTGATGCTGGCCACGCTGAATCGCGGCGAAGGCGGGCAAAACAAGTTCGGCAGCGAACTGTTCGACGAACTCGGCATTCTGCGCACGCTCGAGCTGGTCGCCGCCGACCAGTACTACGGCTGCGAGCAGCGCTTCACCCGCGTCGCCGACTTCGGGTTCTCCAAGAACGCCGCCGAGACGTTTCAAAAGTGGGGCGGGCACGATGTCGCGCTCGGCGACCTGGTGCGCATCATCCGCAGCTTCCGCCCTGACGTGATCACCACCGCCTTCACCGGCACACCACGCGATGGCCACGGCAACCACGAAGCGTCTGCGATCCTGGCGCAGGAAGCTTTCCGCGCCGCTGCCGATCCGGCGCGTTTTCCCGAGCAGCTTCGCGAAGGCTTGCTGCCGTGGCGTGCTTCAAAACTCTACCTGCGCGCGCGCGGCGACGAGGCCACGCTGCGCATGAACACCGGCGTCTACGCGCCGGTATTGGGTTCCAGTTACGTGCAGTTCGCGCTGGAGGGGCTGGCGCACCAGATCTCGCAGGGCACCGGCGGCCTGCGCGTGCCGCCCGGCGATCGCTTCAGCGGCTACCGGCTGGCGGACTCAGCCAATGGCCTGCTGCCCTCGGCCGACAAGCAACTCTTCGACTTCGTGGATACTTCCCTGCCCGGACTGGCGTCGCGCCTCGGCCCGGAGCAGAGCAAGGTGCCTTTTCTCCGCCGCGCGCTGGAGGCGATCGACGGCAACGCTCAGCAGGCGATCGCCGGCTTCACTCTGTCAAATCCATCGCGCGCCGCGGGGCCTCTGCTGGAAGGCGTGGCGAACCTGCAGGACACCATCGCCAAAGTCGCGGCGTCCACCATCGACCCTGCGCCCAAGCTCGATCTGCTCACCCACTTGCGCACCAAGCTCGAACAATTCCAGAAGGCCGCCGCCGATGCGCTCGGCCTGGCGCTCACGGCCAGCGTCGATCCGCCGCAGAACGCGCCGCAACAGGGCTTCTTCCGCTTCGAGCAAACGTTCCTCATGGCATATCCCGGCCAGACGTTCACCCTGACGGCGCACTTCTACAATCGCAGCCAGCAGAACGTCGACACGCCGCAGTTCGAGCTGCTCGCGCCGGCCGGCTGGAAGTGGGAGATGACGACCTTTGCGCCGCAGCATGGCGCCATCGTTCCCAACGGCGAGGCGAGCGCCCAGTTTTCAGTCACCGTTCCGGAAAACGCCGAATACACCAAGCCTTATTTTCATCGCAACGACCCGCAGCAGGAAAACGCGTATACGATTGACGATCCGCGATGGCTCACACAGCCCTTCGCGCCGCCGCCGCTGATCGTCCGCGTGCGCTACACCACCGGCCCCAACGACCGGAGTGGTGAAATGAATTCCGCCGTGCAGGTGAAGTACGTGGATCCCATCTACGGTCAGCAGCAGCGCCCCATGCCGGTCGGGCCGCCACTCTCGGTGGAGCTGGAGCCGCCCACGCAAGTCGTGCCCACCCAAGGCGCGGGCGCGACGCACGTACGCGTGGGCGTGCGCAACAACGTAATAGGGGGCGCGAAGGCAACGCTGCGCCTGGAAGCGCCCTCAGGATGGAAATTCACGCCCGCTTCTCTGCCGGTGAGCTTCAGCGCCGACGGTGAATATCAGGCATTCGACTTCACCGTCACGCCGCCGCAACTCAGCGAGCGCCGATATCAGGTCAAGGCCGTGCTCGACTACAACGGCAAGCAGGTTCGCGACGGATACCGCGTGGTGACCCGCCACGACCTGGGCGCTTACTACTACTACCATCCCGCCGAGCAGAACGTGAGCGCCGTGCAAGTCAAGACGCCGCCGCGTCTGCGCGTGGGCTACATCATGGGCGCCGGCGACGATATTCCTCCCGTGCTGAGGCAGGTCGGGATCAACGTCTCGCTCATCCCGCCGCAAGAGCTGGCTTCCGGCGACTTGAGCGTCTACGACGCCATCGTGCTCGGCATCCGCGCCTACGACGTCCGCACCGACGTGCGCGAGCACAACCGCCGTCTGCTCGGCTACGTCTCCGCTGGCGGCCGTCTGATCGTGCAGTACAACGCCCAGACAGCGCTGTTCAACGCCGGGCACTACACCCCGTATCCGGCGACGCTGGGCAGCGACCGCGTCACGGTGGAAGAAGCGCCGGTGGAAGTGCTGGCTGCGCAGGATTCCGTCTTCCACGCGCCGAACCACATCACCGCCCACGACTTCGACGGCTGGGTGCAGGAGCGCGGCCTCTACTTCATGCACGATTGGGACGCGCGCTACACGCCGCTGCTCGCTTCCCACGATCCGGGCGAGTCTCCGCTCAAGGGCGGGCTGCTCGTGGCCCGGTACGGCAAAGGCACATGGATCTACACCGGCTACGCCTTCTTCCGGCAGCTGCCGGCCGGCGTGCCGGGGGCGACGCGATTGTTCGTGAATCTCCTGGGGCCAGGTAAAGTTCACGGTCCACCGTCTGCAGTTCACGGTAACGGCGCTTCACGTGGTTCGCTTGACGGTGGACTGTGA